In Streptomyces violaceusniger Tu 4113, one DNA window encodes the following:
- a CDS encoding MerR family transcriptional regulator, giving the protein MRLDVDIKSSGAMAIGEVAERFGLATHVLRHWETVGLLRPARDSAGRRRYGEADLVRVAVVLRAKEAGLGLDTIRALTAATGPAARRDILRHEAETLRSRIAAARDSLALVECALGCEHDDLTRCPHYCRQVVPESWDRAAPGAG; this is encoded by the coding sequence ATGCGACTTGATGTCGACATTAAGTCAAGCGGCGCCATGGCCATCGGTGAGGTCGCGGAGCGGTTCGGACTGGCCACCCATGTGCTGCGGCACTGGGAGACCGTGGGCCTGCTGCGCCCCGCGCGCGACAGCGCCGGGCGCCGCCGCTACGGCGAGGCCGACCTCGTCCGGGTGGCCGTCGTCCTGCGCGCCAAGGAAGCCGGGCTCGGCCTGGACACCATCCGCGCCCTGACCGCGGCCACCGGGCCGGCCGCCCGCCGCGACATCCTGCGGCACGAGGCCGAGACGCTGCGTTCCCGCATCGCCGCCGCGCGGGACTCGCTGGCGCTTGTCGAATGCGCCCTCGGCTGCGAGCACGACGACCTCACCCGGTGCCCGCACTACTGCCGGCAGGTGGTCCCGGAGAGCTGGGACCGCGCGGCCCCGGGAGCTGGTTGA
- a CDS encoding methyltransferase domain-containing protein translates to MSKEKHDERETREHATDGLIARLDRAERSPGAERLRTRTYELLAAEPGAPVVDVGCGAGRAVAELAERGARVTGVDADVRMVAVARERWPGADFRVADVGRLPFGDGTVHGYRADKALHELPDPAAALAEARRVLAPGGRVVLVGQDWEALVLDAADAALTRTIVHARASLIPSPRAARRQRGLLLDAGLSAVTAEAHTTVLTGPEALPLLTGLAERACAAGAITGDQAGAWCAEQRERARTDRLFLAVPMFLAAGTAG, encoded by the coding sequence ATGTCCAAGGAGAAGCACGACGAGCGGGAAACACGGGAACACGCCACCGACGGCCTCATCGCGCGGCTCGACCGCGCCGAGCGGTCCCCCGGGGCGGAGAGGTTGCGCACCAGGACCTACGAGCTCCTCGCGGCCGAGCCGGGCGCCCCGGTGGTCGACGTGGGCTGCGGCGCCGGGCGGGCCGTCGCCGAACTGGCCGAGCGCGGGGCGCGGGTGACGGGTGTGGACGCCGACGTGCGGATGGTCGCCGTGGCCCGCGAGCGGTGGCCCGGCGCCGACTTCCGGGTCGCGGACGTGGGTCGGTTGCCGTTCGGCGACGGCACGGTGCACGGCTATCGGGCTGACAAGGCGCTCCATGAACTCCCCGACCCCGCAGCCGCGTTGGCCGAGGCCCGCCGGGTGCTGGCACCGGGCGGGCGGGTGGTGCTGGTGGGACAGGACTGGGAGGCGCTGGTCCTCGACGCCGCCGACGCGGCCCTGACGCGCACCATCGTGCACGCCCGCGCGAGCCTCATCCCCTCGCCCCGCGCCGCCCGCCGCCAGCGCGGTCTGCTGCTGGACGCCGGGCTGAGCGCGGTCACCGCGGAGGCGCACACCACGGTGCTCACCGGGCCCGAGGCGCTGCCGTTGCTCACCGGCCTGGCCGAGAGGGCGTGCGCGGCCGGTGCGATCACCGGGGACCAGGCCGGGGCGTGGTGCGCCGAACAGCGTGAACGCGCCCGCACCGACCGGCTCTTCCTCGCCGTGCCCATGTTCCTTGCGGCCGGAACGGCGGGATGA
- a CDS encoding MBL fold metallo-hydrolase, with translation MTPPPDGAAEFLFVGNATLLIRYGALTLLTDPNFLHRGQYAYLGKGLMSRRLTEPALAASDIPSDLDAVVLSHLHGDHWDRVARRRLDRSLPIITTPHASRRLQGVHGFSRATGLPTWHDQVLVKDHSQVRVTALPGRHAPGPWQKLLPPVMGSLLDFGAPGHPPRLRVYITGDTLMFPGIHEIARRYPEVHLAVVHLGGTRLPGGLIVTMDALQGAGLVKAVRPERVLPVHYDDYAAFSSPLSAFLEESRHPDFPSTVVHCGRGERVTVNAQGVLAAQ, from the coding sequence ATGACGCCTCCGCCGGACGGCGCCGCCGAGTTCCTCTTCGTCGGCAATGCCACGCTGCTCATCCGCTACGGCGCGCTGACGCTGCTCACCGACCCGAACTTCCTGCACCGGGGCCAGTACGCCTATCTGGGCAAGGGGCTGATGTCCCGGCGGCTGACCGAGCCCGCCCTGGCCGCCTCCGACATACCGTCCGACCTGGACGCCGTGGTGCTCTCGCATCTGCACGGCGACCATTGGGACCGGGTGGCGCGCCGGCGGCTGGACCGCTCACTGCCCATCATCACCACCCCGCACGCCTCCCGGCGGCTGCAGGGCGTCCATGGGTTCAGCCGGGCGACCGGACTGCCCACCTGGCACGATCAGGTCCTGGTGAAGGATCACAGCCAGGTGCGGGTCACCGCGCTGCCGGGCAGACACGCCCCCGGCCCGTGGCAGAAGCTGCTGCCACCGGTGATGGGAAGCCTGCTGGACTTCGGCGCGCCGGGGCATCCTCCTCGGCTGCGGGTGTACATCACCGGCGACACGCTGATGTTCCCGGGCATCCATGAGATCGCCCGGCGCTACCCGGAGGTGCATCTCGCGGTGGTCCACCTGGGCGGCACCCGGCTTCCGGGCGGGCTCATCGTGACCATGGACGCGCTCCAGGGGGCCGGTCTGGTCAAGGCCGTACGGCCAGAACGGGTACTGCCGGTGCACTACGACGACTACGCCGCCTTCAGCAGCCCGCTCTCCGCGTTCCTGGAGGAGAGCCGGCACCCGGACTTCCCGTCCACGGTGGTCCACTGCGGCCGCGGGGAGCGCGTCACGGTGAACGCGCAAGGGGTGCTCGCGGCACAGTGA
- a CDS encoding phage tail protein gives MAEFQVNAHRFDPYKNFKFLVLWDGRTVAGISKISPLKRTTEVVKHRNGGDPSSPRKSPGRSEFEGITLERGVTHDPEFDRWANKVWQVGAGLGAEVSLADFRKDIVIQVLNEAGQVAVSHKLYRTWPSEYQVLGELDANANAVAIQSLKLECEGWERDYEVPEPEEPSFTHPA, from the coding sequence ATGGCTGAGTTCCAGGTCAACGCCCATCGCTTCGACCCGTACAAGAACTTTAAGTTTCTGGTCCTCTGGGACGGTCGTACGGTCGCGGGCATCAGCAAAATCAGTCCGCTGAAGCGCACCACCGAGGTCGTCAAGCACCGCAACGGCGGCGACCCCAGCTCGCCCCGCAAGTCCCCGGGCCGGTCCGAGTTCGAGGGGATCACCCTGGAGCGCGGCGTCACCCACGACCCCGAGTTCGACCGCTGGGCCAACAAGGTCTGGCAGGTCGGCGCGGGGCTCGGCGCCGAGGTCTCGCTCGCCGACTTCCGCAAGGACATCGTCATCCAGGTCCTCAACGAGGCGGGCCAGGTCGCCGTCTCGCACAAGCTCTACCGGACCTGGCCGAGCGAGTACCAGGTGCTCGGCGAGCTGGACGCCAACGCCAACGCGGTCGCGATCCAGAGCCTGAAGCTGGAGTGCGAGGGCTGGGAGCGGGACTACGAGGTGCCGGAGCCGGAAGAGCCCTCGTTCACCCACCCCGCGTAG
- a CDS encoding sporulation protein: MVFKRLLGSLGVGGPTVDTVLDPGPVRPGGPLTGQVHLRGGTADFEIEQITLELVARVEDEHGEEEREGVALFDRFTVGGGFRLAEGEQRSLPFTAHLPWETPITELYGQPLGIILGVRTGLEIAGAKDKGDLDQLTVDPLPVQEAVLEALGQLGFGFKSADLELGHVGGTGQRLPFYQEIELTPAPQYAHAINELEVTFLASPGGMDVVLEADKRGGLFSSGDDALTLFTVGHDGVERRDWNTEVDAWIHHLVERRAAHGSYGSYDSYGHGEYGAPGHGHHDGHGHADHHHDGGRRSGPSTAAIVGGVAAGVAVGVVGGMVAAEVVDEIGDAFEDEEDEG, from the coding sequence ATGGTGTTCAAACGACTGCTCGGCTCGCTCGGTGTCGGCGGACCCACCGTGGACACGGTGCTGGACCCCGGCCCGGTACGCCCCGGCGGGCCGCTGACCGGCCAGGTCCATCTCCGTGGCGGCACGGCGGACTTCGAGATCGAGCAGATCACGCTGGAGCTGGTGGCCCGGGTGGAGGACGAGCACGGCGAGGAGGAGCGGGAAGGCGTCGCCCTCTTCGACCGCTTCACCGTCGGCGGCGGCTTCCGGCTCGCCGAGGGCGAGCAGCGCAGCCTCCCGTTCACGGCCCACCTCCCGTGGGAGACGCCGATCACCGAGCTGTACGGGCAGCCGCTGGGCATCATCCTCGGGGTCCGCACCGGGCTGGAAATCGCGGGCGCGAAGGACAAGGGCGACCTCGACCAGCTGACCGTGGATCCGCTGCCGGTCCAGGAGGCCGTTCTGGAGGCGCTGGGACAGCTCGGCTTCGGCTTCAAGTCCGCCGATCTGGAGCTGGGCCATGTGGGCGGCACCGGGCAGCGGCTGCCGTTCTACCAGGAGATCGAGCTCACCCCGGCCCCCCAGTACGCCCACGCCATCAACGAGCTCGAGGTGACCTTCCTGGCGAGCCCGGGCGGCATGGACGTCGTCCTGGAGGCCGACAAGCGCGGCGGGCTCTTCTCCTCGGGGGACGACGCCCTCACGCTCTTCACCGTCGGCCATGACGGCGTCGAGCGCCGCGACTGGAACACCGAGGTCGACGCCTGGATCCACCACCTCGTCGAGCGGCGCGCCGCCCATGGCTCGTACGGCTCCTACGACTCCTATGGCCACGGCGAGTACGGCGCGCCCGGCCACGGCCACCACGACGGTCACGGCCATGCGGACCACCACCATGACGGCGGGCGGCGCTCCGGCCCGAGCACCGCGGCGATCGTCGGTGGCGTCGCGGCGGGTGTTGCGGTCGGCGTCGTCGGCGGAATGGTGGCCGCGGAGGTCGTCGACGAGATCGGCGACGCCTTCGAGGACGAGGAGGACGAGGGCTGA
- a CDS encoding DinB family protein encodes MTADSRPEPPHLGDERATLRAFLDYQRATLAMKCEGLTDEELRQRSMPPSTLTLLGLVRHMAEVERAWFRRVFEDHDAPMVWSPTIDFQAAYDASDSTRAEAFAAWEAEIETSRRIEREAESLALVGYQPRWDEEVSLRMALVHVLLEYGRHNGHADFLREGVDGVVGA; translated from the coding sequence ATGACCGCCGACAGCCGCCCGGAGCCGCCCCACCTCGGCGACGAACGCGCAACCCTGCGCGCCTTCCTCGACTACCAGCGGGCGACGCTCGCCATGAAGTGCGAGGGGCTCACCGACGAGGAGTTGCGGCAGCGCTCGATGCCGCCCTCGACGCTGACGCTGCTGGGCCTGGTGCGGCACATGGCCGAGGTCGAACGGGCCTGGTTCCGGCGGGTGTTCGAGGACCACGACGCGCCGATGGTCTGGTCTCCGACGATCGACTTCCAGGCGGCGTACGACGCGAGCGACTCGACCAGGGCCGAGGCGTTCGCGGCCTGGGAGGCGGAGATCGAGACCTCCCGCCGGATCGAACGGGAGGCGGAATCGCTCGCCCTGGTGGGCTACCAGCCGCGGTGGGATGAGGAGGTGTCGCTGCGGATGGCGCTGGTGCATGTGCTGCTGGAGTACGGCCGCCACAACGGGCACGCGGACTTCCTGCGCGAGGGCGTGGACGGGGTCGTGGGGGCCTGA
- the tnpA gene encoding IS200/IS605 family transposase, which translates to MSPRWNPHPDVRTGRHVVYNLHVHLVFVTKYRRKAFSDAMLTRTEEIMREVCADFEAELKQFNGEQDHVHLLVHYPPKVQLSKLVNSLKGVSSRRLRQEYDSHVRRYLWGGHFWSGSYFAGSCGGAPLTVVKQYIEDQQRPV; encoded by the coding sequence ATGTCACCGCGTTGGAACCCTCATCCCGATGTCAGAACCGGTCGCCATGTTGTCTACAACCTGCACGTTCACTTGGTTTTCGTCACTAAGTACAGGCGGAAGGCGTTCAGCGACGCCATGCTGACCCGCACCGAAGAGATCATGCGGGAGGTCTGCGCCGACTTCGAAGCCGAGCTGAAACAGTTCAACGGAGAACAGGACCATGTGCACCTGCTCGTGCACTACCCGCCGAAGGTGCAGCTTTCCAAGCTGGTCAACTCCCTCAAGGGCGTCAGCTCCCGGCGGCTCCGCCAGGAGTACGACAGCCATGTCCGCCGGTACCTGTGGGGCGGACACTTCTGGTCCGGTTCCTACTTCGCCGGATCGTGCGGCGGGGCACCCCTGACCGTTGTCAAGCAGTACATCGAGGACCAGCAGCGCCCCGTCTGA
- a CDS encoding phage tail sheath family protein, protein MPTPAGYPGVYIEELPSSVRTIVSVTTSVTAFVGHTRRGPLNTPVRITSFADFERRFGGLTSQSAVGYAVHQFFGNGGTVAVVVRVTKAGTGKAACVTLDSTEGHSECPVLEVHAKEPGHWGSGLRLAVDYDTPCPEETFNLHVLDARGTSRESFANLSMDPAHGRHAETVINAGSALIRVKAVGEGRPDPSGTVSKPFAGELPDLAVELTVKIGEVERSFTLYDPDCDGEAPCDVTELALLLERKLRALPDAPGKHAFAGTEVTAFGRRLQVVAGSIDPDDVVRFLGECANDLGLEASVNPPVFPLSGGEDGAPPGPRDLIGSEADKTGLQALRDIEDVNLLSLPELAGYESVGDMVTVLSAADRLCRERRIFLLVDAPSAWGSVDAARAGIGAFEPVRSDHAALYFPQLRLTDPLTGRLRAFPPSGALAGVIARTDGERGVWKAPAGTEARLAGVYSLGVQLTDRENGLLNPLGINCLRTFPVVGPLVWGARTLRGADALDSEWKYVPVRRLALHIEESLRRGLQWVVFEPNTEQLWQQIRLNASGYLHTLFEKGAFKGGTPRQAYFVKCDKDTTTDEDIANGIVNVVVGIAPVKPAEFVIVKIQQMAGQFEI, encoded by the coding sequence ATGCCGACGCCCGCGGGCTATCCCGGTGTCTACATCGAAGAGCTTCCGAGCAGCGTCCGTACCATCGTCTCGGTCACCACCTCGGTGACCGCGTTCGTGGGCCACACCCGGCGGGGCCCGCTGAACACCCCGGTGCGCATCACCAGTTTCGCCGACTTCGAGCGCCGTTTCGGGGGGCTGACCTCGCAGAGCGCGGTCGGCTACGCGGTGCACCAGTTCTTCGGCAACGGCGGCACCGTGGCGGTCGTCGTCCGCGTGACCAAGGCCGGCACCGGCAAGGCCGCCTGTGTCACCCTCGACTCCACCGAGGGCCACAGCGAATGCCCGGTGCTGGAGGTGCACGCCAAGGAGCCCGGCCACTGGGGCTCGGGCCTGCGGCTGGCCGTCGACTACGACACGCCGTGCCCGGAGGAGACCTTCAACCTCCATGTGCTCGACGCCCGGGGCACCTCCCGGGAGTCCTTCGCCAACCTGTCCATGGACCCCGCCCACGGCCGCCACGCCGAGACCGTGATCAACGCCGGGTCGGCGCTGATCCGGGTCAAGGCCGTCGGCGAGGGCCGGCCGGACCCGTCCGGCACGGTCTCCAAGCCGTTCGCGGGCGAACTCCCCGATCTGGCCGTCGAGCTGACGGTCAAGATCGGCGAGGTGGAGCGGTCGTTCACCCTGTACGACCCGGACTGCGACGGCGAGGCTCCGTGCGACGTCACCGAGCTGGCCCTGCTCCTGGAGCGCAAGCTGCGCGCCCTTCCCGACGCGCCCGGTAAGCACGCCTTCGCGGGCACCGAGGTCACCGCCTTCGGCCGCCGCCTCCAGGTCGTCGCCGGCTCCATCGACCCCGACGACGTGGTGCGCTTCCTGGGCGAATGTGCCAATGACCTCGGCCTGGAGGCATCGGTCAACCCGCCCGTCTTCCCGCTGTCCGGCGGCGAGGACGGCGCCCCGCCCGGCCCCCGCGACCTCATCGGCAGCGAGGCGGACAAGACCGGCCTGCAGGCGCTGCGCGACATCGAGGACGTCAACCTGCTGTCGCTGCCCGAGCTCGCCGGGTACGAGTCCGTCGGCGACATGGTCACCGTGCTGTCGGCGGCCGACCGGCTGTGCCGGGAGCGGCGGATCTTCCTGCTCGTCGACGCGCCCTCCGCCTGGGGCAGCGTGGACGCGGCTCGCGCCGGGATCGGCGCCTTCGAGCCGGTCCGCAGCGACCACGCCGCGCTGTACTTCCCGCAGTTGCGGCTCACCGACCCGCTCACCGGGCGGCTGCGCGCTTTCCCGCCCTCCGGGGCACTCGCGGGCGTCATCGCCCGCACGGATGGCGAGCGCGGCGTGTGGAAGGCACCGGCCGGGACCGAGGCGCGGCTGGCCGGGGTGTACTCGCTCGGCGTCCAGCTCACCGACCGCGAGAACGGACTGCTCAACCCGCTGGGCATCAACTGCCTGCGCACCTTCCCGGTGGTGGGCCCGCTGGTCTGGGGCGCCCGTACGCTGCGGGGCGCCGACGCGCTCGACAGCGAATGGAAGTACGTCCCGGTACGGCGGCTGGCGCTGCATATCGAGGAGAGCCTGCGCCGCGGACTGCAATGGGTCGTTTTCGAACCCAATACCGAGCAGTTGTGGCAGCAGATCCGGCTGAACGCCTCCGGCTATCTGCACACGCTGTTCGAGAAGGGCGCGTTCAAGGGCGGCACTCCGCGTCAGGCGTACTTCGTCAAGTGCGACAAGGACACGACGACGGACGAGGACATCGCCAACGGCATCGTGAATGTCGTGGTCGGTATTGCGCCGGTCAAGCCCGCGGAGTTCGTGATCGTCAAGATCCAGCAGATGGCCGGACAGTTCGAGATTTAG
- a CDS encoding RNA-guided endonuclease InsQ/TnpB family protein has protein sequence MSQGTLVKRQFVHRARLALSSAGVLETDGQAHAARTMWNLLHAWWQMMPKEKRTLANADAAIRQAREDIGFLAVLPAQAAQAVLKTYFQAWKNCWDGRAGAPNFKGRFRTVMSVDIPQGRDLNIVRVHRRWGMANIPKVGRVRFRWTKDLPVGKHAGAEKRITGARLIKDALGWHIAFRVQTLQGKPEPHQGPDIGIDVGVSVPIALSDGERYEHSEWLTGNEKGRLLHLEQRAARRKQCRKPGEPTSRRLHHTYGQIAGLRAKAKRRALDWQHQTTTAIARTYGTVVVEALTITNMIKSAKGTVEEPGKNVAQKSGLNRSISGEAWGRTVAMLAYKTAQHGGTLVKVPAPGTSRRCSACGHTTPGSRESQAVFVCKNPDCGWSGNADYNAARNVLHLYRMGRALIPAAGRAVVRRAKRVKPAAAR, from the coding sequence GTGAGTCAAGGCACCCTGGTCAAGCGGCAGTTCGTGCACCGTGCCCGGCTTGCGCTGTCATCTGCCGGGGTGTTGGAGACCGATGGCCAGGCGCACGCGGCCCGCACCATGTGGAACCTGCTACATGCCTGGTGGCAGATGATGCCGAAGGAAAAACGGACTCTCGCCAACGCGGACGCCGCGATCCGGCAGGCTCGCGAGGACATCGGCTTTCTCGCCGTTCTGCCCGCGCAGGCCGCGCAAGCGGTACTCAAGACGTACTTCCAGGCGTGGAAGAACTGCTGGGACGGCCGCGCCGGCGCCCCCAACTTCAAGGGCCGGTTCCGCACGGTGATGTCCGTGGACATCCCGCAGGGCCGGGACCTGAACATCGTCCGCGTGCACCGCCGCTGGGGCATGGCCAACATTCCCAAGGTGGGCCGGGTCCGATTCCGGTGGACCAAGGACCTGCCCGTGGGCAAGCACGCAGGCGCGGAGAAGCGGATCACCGGGGCCCGGCTGATCAAGGACGCCCTCGGCTGGCACATCGCCTTCCGCGTCCAGACCCTTCAGGGCAAGCCCGAGCCCCACCAAGGGCCGGACATCGGCATCGACGTGGGCGTCAGTGTGCCCATCGCCCTCTCAGACGGTGAGAGGTACGAGCACAGCGAGTGGCTGACCGGCAACGAGAAGGGCAGGCTCCTGCACTTGGAGCAGCGCGCCGCGCGGCGTAAGCAGTGCCGCAAGCCCGGCGAGCCAACCAGCCGCCGACTGCACCACACCTACGGCCAGATCGCAGGACTCCGCGCGAAAGCCAAGCGTAGGGCCTTGGACTGGCAGCATCAGACGACCACCGCCATTGCCCGCACATACGGCACGGTCGTGGTCGAAGCACTCACCATCACGAACATGATCAAGTCCGCCAAGGGAACGGTCGAAGAGCCGGGGAAGAACGTTGCCCAGAAATCTGGGCTGAACCGCTCCATCAGCGGGGAAGCATGGGGCCGCACGGTCGCCATGCTGGCGTACAAGACCGCCCAGCACGGCGGCACCCTGGTCAAGGTCCCCGCCCCCGGCACCTCCCGGCGCTGCTCCGCCTGCGGCCACACCACGCCCGGCAGCCGGGAGTCCCAGGCCGTGTTCGTCTGCAAGAACCCGGACTGCGGCTGGTCAGGCAACGCCGACTACAACGCAGCCCGCAACGTCTTGCACCTGTACCGGATGGGCCGCGCGCTCATCCCGGCTGCCGGGAGGGCAGTCGTCAGGCGCGCGAAGCGCGTCAAGCCCGCTGCCGCAAGGTAA